GACCGCCTCGGTCGGACCGGGCCCATCGTCGCCGGGCACCTCGTTGCCCGGGTTCAGCCGGCGTCGTGTGGTGACTGTCCACCGGGCATCCTCGCTTGACCATTCGGCGCGCTCGACCAGCGTTCGGAACCTGATCTGACCACGAATCTGGTACTCGTCGACCGTCTCGTTGAGGTATTCGAGGATCGATGGGCCGTCCGCGATCGACCTCTCTGCCCTCCACGGCTTGAAGCTGTATCCGAGGGTGTGCATGTCGGAGTCGGAGCGCACCCCCGGGTAGCGAAACAGGTCCCACGTGCCGCCCAGGTCGTCGCGGCCCTCAAGGATCACGTAGCTACGGTCGGGGCTCATCGCTCCCAGGTGATGGGCGGCGCCGATGCCGGAGATGCCGGCGCCCACCACCACCACGTCGAAGTGCTCGGGTGTGGTCATCTGGTTGTCCCCCTCGTGCTCAAGCTGGCGGCCAGGCTACGCGCGGCCGGGCGCCTTCTCATTCTCGTCCGGGCCCGCCAGGCGAACCGCCACTTTGGCGCACGCTGACGACACGGTTCTGGGAGGATCGCCCCATGACATCTTCAGGTGCAACCTTCTCCACGCTCACCGTCGAGTTGTCCGGCGGCATCGGCCGGCTGACGCTCAACCAGCCTGACCAGCTGAACCCGCTGGGGTCCGACGCGCTGACCGAAATCGCCAAGGCCGCGCGCTGGTTCGACGATGAGGGCGCCCGGGTGGTCGTCATCACCTCTGCCGGTGATCGGGCGTTCTCGGCCGGTTTCGATCTGCGGGAACTCACCCGGGGTTCCGACGAGGCACCGGACGTCGACCTTGGTTACCTGATGGTCGACGCGGTCGAGGCCATGGATGCCATCACCATCGCAGCCATCCACGGGCACTGCGTCGGCGGAGGAATCCTGCTGGCGGTTGGTTGCGACCTGCGCATCGCCGCCGACAACACCCGGTTTGCCATCCCCGAGATCGATCTGGGCATTCCTCTGGCCTGGGGCGGCATCCCGCGTTTGGTCCGCGAGGTGGGCGCAGCGTCCACCAGGGAGTTGGTCATGACGTGCCGTCCGTTCGACGCAATCGAGGCGCAGCGCCTGGGGATGATCAACCGAGTGGTGCCACTCGATCGGCTGCGCGCTGAGACCGACGAGCTGGCGGCGTCATTGGCGGCCAAGCCGGTCTCGCTGCTGCGCATGACCAAACGTCAGGTTCACGAGGCGGCCGAGGACCTGCTGACCACCAGATCGGGGTGGGCGGCCTCTGCGCACCTGGCGGTGGCTCTCGCCGACCCGGAGGCACGCGGCGCGGCGGCCGGCTACCTGGCCTCGCGATCCAAGGACTGACAGCAAGCGGCTGACAAACGGTCTGCTGCCCAACTTTTTGGGCGCGATTCCATCCGATCGGTGGTACCTTGAGTTCCTGAGTACCCGCTCGGGGGAATTGGGGAACTCCAGCGATTTGGGACGCGCCTTTCGAAAGTTATGCCATGAACTTGCGATCTCGTCAGCTGCCCACTGTTTTGATTGGTCTGCTTGCCACCGTGTGCGTCGCTGCCTTCTTGGTGGTGGTGCGCCCAGCCGGTGCAGCCGAGGCTCCGGTTGGCCTTGGTACGGCCGAGAGCTACGCCGTTCTCGCCGGATCGGCGGTGACCAACACCGGCTCATCGGTCATCAACGGGGACGTCGGCGTCAGTCCTGGCTTCTCGATCACCGGGTTTCCGCCGGGAACCGTCAACGGCGTCCAGCACGCCGCTGGCGCTGAAGCCCTCCAGGCCCAGATCGATCTCGTCACCGCCTACAACGACGCCGCCGGACGAACGCCTGCCACCTCAGTGGCCGCAGAGCTCGGGGGCACCATCCTGCTACCGGGCGTGTACACCGGAGCGACGCTTGAAATCACCGGAACCGTCACCCTCGACGCCGAAGGCGACCCCGACGCCGTCTTCGTCATCCAGTCGGACAGCACAATGATTACCGCCACCAACAGCGCTGTCGCCTTCATCGGCGGCGCCAACCCCTGCAACGTGTTCTGGCAGGTCGGTTCCTCCGCCACGCTTGGTACCGGGACCTCGCTTCAGGGAACGATCCTGGCTCTCACCTCCATCACCGCCAACACGGGCGCCACCGTCGTGGGAAGTCTGCTCGCTCGCAACGGTGCCGTGACTCTTGACAACAACGTGATCACACGGCCCGATTGTGCCGATGTGACGCTGCCCACGACAACCACCAGTGCCACCACCACCACCGGCGCCACCACCACCACCACCGGC
Above is a genomic segment from Candidatus Microthrix parvicella Bio17-1 containing:
- a CDS encoding enoyl-CoA hydratase/isomerase family protein, yielding MTSSGATFSTLTVELSGGIGRLTLNQPDQLNPLGSDALTEIAKAARWFDDEGARVVVITSAGDRAFSAGFDLRELTRGSDEAPDVDLGYLMVDAVEAMDAITIAAIHGHCVGGGILLAVGCDLRIAADNTRFAIPEIDLGIPLAWGGIPRLVREVGAASTRELVMTCRPFDAIEAQRLGMINRVVPLDRLRAETDELAASLAAKPVSLLRMTKRQVHEAAEDLLTTRSGWAASAHLAVALADPEARGAAAGYLASRSKD
- a CDS encoding ice-binding family protein; the encoded protein is MNLRSRQLPTVLIGLLATVCVAAFLVVVRPAGAAEAPVGLGTAESYAVLAGSAVTNTGSSVINGDVGVSPGFSITGFPPGTVNGVQHAAGAEALQAQIDLVTAYNDAAGRTPATSVAAELGGTILLPGVYTGATLEITGTVTLDAEGDPDAVFVIQSDSTMITATNSAVAFIGGANPCNVFWQVGSSATLGTGTSLQGTILALTSITANTGATVVGSLLARNGAVTLDNNVITRPDCADVTLPTTTTSATTTTGATTTTTGATTTTEVDDTTTSTTSTTPTGGTPTGGTPTGGTPTGGTPTGGTPTGGTPTGAFSGGVTSGTSSSSPGSPYGSLGTGQSASTPLAQTGTSALPATVAGTISLLMGAAIIALSRRRASKTH